ACTGGGGTTGATTGTTACGGCATAAAGTGCGATGTAACAAAGGAAGAAGAAATCAAACAGGCGATTGATGCAACAGTTGAAAAGTACGGGAGACTAGATGTGCTCATCAACAACGCGGGCCTTCAGCATATTGACACGGTGGAAGATTTCCCGGTAGAAAAGTTCGAACTGATGACAAAAATTATGTTAGTTGCACCGTTCATTGCAACAAAGTATGCATTTCCAATTATGAAGGAGCAAAAATTCGGTCGTATTCTCAATATGGCATCGATTAATGGCGTGATTGGCTTTGCGGGAAAATCAGCTTATAACAGTGCAAAACATGGTGTGATCGGCTTATCGAAAGTTACCGCACTTGAAGGTGCAGAACACGGCATTACTGTTAACGCAATTTGCCCAGGCTATGTTGATACGCCACTTGTACGAAACCAAATGGAAGACCTGGCAAAAAATCGGAATGTTACGCTAGAAAAGGTATTGGATGAAGTTCTTTATCCGCTCGTTCCACAAAAGCGTCTATTAGATGTATCTGAGATTTCAGATTTAGCCCTATTCCTAGCAAGCGATAAGGCGAAAGGCATGACGGGACAAGCGATTGTAATTGACGGCGGGTATACGGCGCAATAAAGCGATTTAGTAGTAACTACTGAATTCTATTAATAATAAATAACGTTGGGGGTTTTATTTTTGTTAGGTATTATTCTTGGTCTCATAGTCCTCATGGTGTTGGCCTATATCGGCTGGTCCATCATCTGGGTTGCTCCGATTGCAGCGGGTGTTGTTGCGCTTACAGGCGGTTTGGATTTATTAGATGCTTATAAAGATACATATATGGGCGGTTTTGTTGGTTTTGCGAAAGCCTGGTTCCCGGTCTTTCTACTAGGGGCAATTTTCGGGAAGCTAATGGAAGATTCGGGAATGGCAAGATCAGTCGCGGTGGCACTTACCAAGCTGATTGGCACAAAACGCGCCATTCTAGGTGTCGTCGTTTCGTGTGCTGTCCTGACCTATGGCGGCGTTAGTTTGTTCGTTGTTGTGTTTGCGGTGTATCCACTTGCATTGTCTTTGTTCCGTGAAGCGAATATTAATCGAAAACTTATTCCTGGTACTGTTGCGCTTGGTGCCTTTACGTTTACGATGACAGCGCTTCCGGGAACCCCACAGATTCAAAATCTCATACCGATGGAATATTTCGAAACGGATGCAATGGCAGCTCCGATTTTGGGAATTACTGCAGCCTTAGTTATGGGCGTCGGCGGGTATTTCTATCTAAGGTGGCGTGAAAAACAATTGGCTGCTGCAGGAGAAGTATATACGGAGCCTGAAGATACAAAAATTATGGATGTAGGTGGTTCTACGCCTTTATTCATATTATCTGTATTGCCACTGTTGACAGTACTTATTACTTTAAATCTTTTCAAATGGGACATCGTTACCGCTTTAATTGCCGGAATTATTCTTATCATGTTATTGAACATTACGAAGTTCAAAGGATTTGTGAAAGCGATAAACGGCGGTGCAATTGGTTCGGTGACAGCCATTGTCAATACGAGTGCGGCTGTTGGTTTTGGAACCGTGGTTAAAATTGTACCTGGTTTCGAAAAATTAACAGAATTACTCATGGGAATAAAAGGAAATACTCTCATATCTGAAGCTGTAGCTGTTAACATACTTGCAGGAGCGACTGGTTCGGCTTCTGGTGGTATGGGAATTGCTCTTGAAGCACTAGGTTCAAAATATTATGAGATTGCTATTGATACAGGCATGAATCCCGAAGCGTTTCACCGAGTTGCATCTCTTGCATCGGGTGGTTTAGATACGTTACCTCATAACGGTGCGGTTCTTACACTTTTGACAATTACGGGAATGAGCCATAGAGATAGTTATAAAGACATTTTTGTCGTTGCAGTCGTCATTCCGATTATTGCGGTAGCTGTCGCGATCTTGATGGCGGCAATCGGCATTAACTAAATAAACATCAAAAACGTGAAGGTTAATCTTTCACGTTTTTTTATGTGAAAGATGAGACTTCACATGAAATAATGTAAAGTGAAAATATGAAATCTACTTTAGAAAAGGTGTTTATATGAAAAACTTTATAATAATCGGCGCCGGAATATTAGGGGCGTCAACTGCTTATCACTTGGCCAAAGCTGACGCTAACGTAACGGTAATCGACCGGGGGGAGCCCGGACAGGCGACGGACGCAGCGGCGGGAATCATTTGTCCATGGTTATCCCAACGACGCAATAAGGCCTGGTATGAACTTGCAAAAAGCGGAGCAGCGTATTATGAAACGCTTATTCAGCAACTTGAAAGTGACGGCGAAACTGAAACAGGTTATCGCAAAGTCGGGGCGATTAGTTTACATACCGATTCAGAAAAGCTGAATAAAATGGAAGAGCGAGTAATCGATAGAAAGGAGCATGCCAATGAAATTGGGGATGTTCGAAAACTAACTTCCGAAGAAACATCTGCGTTATTTCCTCCGTTGTCAAACGAATTTGGATCCATCCAGATTAGTGGCGCGGCAAGGGTAAATGGACGCGAATTAGTAAACGCGCTGTTAAATGCAGCAAAAAAACAGGGTGCTATTTTTGTAAATGGTTCAGCCAAACTATCGTATTCAAATAATGAAATAACAGGCGTAAGCGTAAGCGATGAACAATATAGCGCCGATAAAGTGATAATTACGGCAGGTGCGTGGGCAGGCGAGTTATTAGCGCCCCTCGGAATAAATCTACAAGTAAAAGGACAAAAAGCGCAAATTGCCCATCTTCAAGTTGAGAATAAAAATACAGAAAACTGGCCTGTCGTTATGCCGCCTACAAATCAATATATACTTGCATATGATAATGGGCGAATCATAATTGGCGCAACCCATGAAGATGATTTGGAATACAATCAGAAAGTTACTGCTGGCGGCTTGCACGAAATTTTTGATAAAGCATTATCAATTGCTCCCGGTTTAGCAGAAGGGGAATTTAAAGAAGCACGTGTAGGGTTCCGGCCATTCACACCGAACTTCTTGCCGATTATCGGTGCTGTTCCAGGTTTGAAAGGGATAGTTCTTGCCAATGGATTAGGCGCATCGGGCTTAACGATTGGTCCGTATTTAGGCTATCAACTTTCCAAGCTCGCACTTGGTGAAAAACTTGATATCGACCTAGATTTGTATGATGTTTCCACGGCCATTTCAACTAATTAAACGCTTAAAAGTCTTCGTTTCACAATCTCGACATCAAGATATCTCACTTAGACTGCAATCTATGTTAAAATAAAAGTATAGATAACAGTCAGGATCTAATAGGAGGTGTGTTTCTATTGGAAAAGCTAGAAAGTATTATTAGAAATGTAAAGCTATTTAAAGATTTAACAGATGAAGAAATTAAGCCTTTTCTCGAAGTCATGACGAAAAGAACATTTTTAGATAAAAACATTATTTTTTTACATGAAACGCCAATTACGCATGTCTATATTGTCGCTTCAGGTAAAGTGAAAGTATTTAGAAACGATTTGTCGGGAAAAGAGCAAATTATTTGCGTGAAACAGCAAGGAGATATGTTTCCAAACGTCGGTTTTTTCCGGAAAGAGAATTATCCGGCTAATGCGCAAGCGATTGAGGATACTTCACTTTATTTAATATCGCTAAAAGACTTTGAAAATGTATTAATCGCAAATCCTCAACTTTCAATTAAATTATTCCGAATTTTAGGCGACCTAATTGTTGATACACAACAGCGATTAGAAGAAATGGCTTTACGAAGCACGAAAGAAAGAATTCTTCTTCTATTAATTCGCCTTGGTGAAACCCATAAAGGCAATGAGAGAGATGGATGGATCAAGATCAACACGAAATTTACGAATTCGGATCTAGCTAATATGATCGGAACGACGAGGGAATCTGTAAACCGCATGATTTCACAGCTGCGAAAAGAAGAGAAAGTAAAATTAGTAGATGGTCATTTCTACATTTACCCAGACAAATTAAAAGAAGAAATATACTGAATCAGAAAAATGCTGTTCGAATGAGAATTCTCATTTGAACAGCATTTTTTATTTTGCCCAAAATTGATAGTAACTCGATTGTTCATCATTTTGTCACTTATCTATATCTGCATTACAGACCGGTTATTTATTCAATAATTACTGTCTGGATAGTCCATGAACGTTGCTGTAACAACGTTTCTATTTTAATAGTTCCGGATGAATTTAGTAATCTTTTAAAACCTTAACAGGATTTTATAAACTACTATTTTTTAGTGTGATTAATATCACATCGTTGAGAATGATTATCAATTAAGCTGAAAGCAAGAAGAATATAGGAGGTGTTTTCGGATGGTAACCGAAAAAACTAATGTCAAGAAAGAGGTAGAACAAAACGAGAAATACTCACTAAAGGGAACAATGTTTTCGGTGGGGGTCGTAGCCGCAGTCATTATCGCCACTTATTTAGTACTATTCGTTTTATACATGATAAGAGTATAAGGAGGAGAAACCATGAAGATGCATCGTTATGAAGAAATTTGGCTTGGTTTAAGCTTTGGAATCTTAATCATATTTATGTTGGTCGTCGGTTATCAAACATTTGCAATGGGAATGGGTCCCCCAAGCCATAAAGAAACAATTGATCCGCAAAAAGTTGATGAAACAGCACCATTTGATAATCCCGGTGTTTTCCAAACGGGAGACAATGAATACGAAGTCGTGATGACCTTGCAAACATTTGGGTTCACGCCAAACAATATTGAGGTACCTGTTGGGGCGAAGGTCACATTTACGATGACTTCAAAAGACGTTGTCCATGGATTCCAGGTTGCTGGCACAAACTTAAATGCGATGGTAATGCCTGGTCATATTCAAAAAATCACGCAAACATTTAAAGAACCTGGTGAATATTTAGTTCTGTGTAATGAGTACTGCGGAATTGGTCACCAAATGATGAGTACGTCAATTTTCGTTAAATAAAAGGAGGGATGTAAAGTGGAAACAGTCATTAACAAACCAAATTTAAAAAAGACAACTAAGAAGAAAACAATTAAAGAAAAAGCGCACCAGATTTTAGGTGTAGTTCCAGAAGATGCAAAACTATCGAAATCTTATATGGCCGTTGCGTTTATCGCATTACTAGTAGGTGGGTTTTTAGGATTATTCCAAGGGTTGGAACGTGCAGGGTTATTACAATTACCTTCCTGGTTCACCTATTATCAAGTATTAACGGCACACGGCATATTATTAGTTCTAGTATTAACAGCGTTCTTTACGATAGGTTATTTTTATGCGGGGATGTCCCATACACTTGGCGGATTATTACCGCAAGTTAGAAAGATGGCCTGGATCGGTTTTTGGATGAAAATTGCTGGATTTGTCGTCGCGGTAATTCCAGTTTTGATGAATGAAGCAACCGTCTTGTATACGTTTTATCCGCCAATGGCAGCATCGCCGTTCTTTTACATCGGATTGGCATTGATCGTACTAGGCGTATGGGTGTGCGCATTTGGAGCTTTCATAAACGTTGCTAAATGGAGAAAAAGCAATCCAGGAAAGCATATTCCGATTTTCGCTTTCTTTGCGACAGGCGTATTCGTTCTATTATTCTTCGGTAGTATCGGCGTCACAGTAGAAGTTGTTACGTTAATCTTTTGGTCGGCCGGTTTACTTGAAACTGTAAACGTTATGGTTAGTCGGACGTTATTCTGGGCATTCGGACATACGCTCGTTAATATTTGGTACTTGACTGCGGTGTCTGCATGGTACATTATCGTTCCGAAAATAATCGGTGGAAAAAGATTCAGTGATACGTTAACGCGTGTTGTCGTCATCTTGCTTGTCATCACAAACATTCCAGGCGGGTTTCACCACCAAATTGTCGACCCGGGAATGTCACAGGCGCTTAAATTCTTGCACGTGTTCATGAGTTTATCCATCGCGTTTCCATCCCTAATGACGGCATTCGCATTGTTCTATGTATTTGAACGCACAGGACGTGCAAAAGGCGGAAAAGGGTTACTCGGTTGGCTTAAAAAGTTACCTTGGGGAGATGTCCGGTTCTTAGCGCCATTTATCGCAATGTTAGCCTTCATACCAGCAGGCGCCGGTGGTATTGCACAGACAACAAACCAACTGAACCAAGTTGTCCATAACACAATGTGGGTAGTAGGTCATTTCCACTTGACCGTCGGAACATCGGTCATCTTGACGTTTTTCGGAATCACTTATTGGTTAATCCCGTACTTATCCAAACGGGTGTTAACACCAGCAATGAATAAGGTAGGGGTTATCCAAACAATCATTTGGACAGTCGGAATGCTCTTTATGTCGGGTTCCATGCATTATGTAGGGTTACTCGGATCACCTCGTAGAACATCTTATACAACTTACGGAGATCATGTGGTTGCGCTTGGTTGGGATCCGTATATGTTCTTGTTAGCAATCGGCGGAACTCTTCTAATCATCGGTGTAATTATTCAGGTGTATGCGGTATTCCATATGATGTTCTTTGCACCTAAAGGAGAAACAGAATTTCCGATTGCAGAACCAGAGGAAGAAGAAGAAAAAACACCAATGTGGACAGATCGTTGGGGATTATGGATTGTCCTTATGCTGCTAGTCGTTTCAATGGGATATGTCATACCTCTTGTAGATTTAATCGTAAATGCACCGCCAGGATCGCCGCCATTTAGAACCTGGTAAGGGGCTATCAAAAGAGAGATAGTCTATGGGCTATCTCTCTTGCCGTTAGAAAACTAAACTGTATGGGAAGTGGTGTAGATGAGAAAACATCGGAATTCAATAGGAATTGTTGTTGTGCTGTTATTCGGTTTCGCACTGTTCTATTTTGGAACCGATGGATTTACCGCATATACTGCTGAAACTGCTCGGGTGAACCAATTAAAAGAAGATCAACCTAAATTTCCAATCGTGACACTGGAAGATAGTAATCATCGTATTTATCCATTTTCCGAATTTCAAAATAAATATGTGCTGGTAACTTTTATCTACACAACTTGTACAACAGTTTGTATTGAATTGGAAATGAATATGTCTGAAGTCTATAGTCGAATTCCGGAGAAATTTATCGGCGAGGAAATTGTGTTTTTAAGCATCAGCTTTGATCCAACGGTTGATGACCCGGAAAGATTGGATATGTACAAAAATTATTTTGACAGCGACGGAGAAACATGGAGAATGGCCAGAATTGAAAACACGTCGGAATTAGAAATTTTGTTAGATGAGTTTGGTGTAATCGTTATTCCGGATGACTACGGGAACTATGCGCATAATTCGGCATTTTATTTAGTAGATAAAGAAGGTAGCTTAATTGATGTTATGGACTATAAGGATATCGAAGGTTCCGCATCAAAAGTTATCAAAATCCTTAATAATGAAGTGGGGGCGTAATAAATGAAACAAGCTAAGTATGGTTTGCTCTTATTTATTTTCCTAGCTATCCCACCAGTCGCCAATCTATTGGAATCAATCATGATCATCCATATGCATATGCAAATGCCGCTGCTCATAATCGCAGGATTTTTTATGGCAAAGTTCCTTATTATTCGTTTTCCAGGTTTTTTCGAAAAGTGGAATCAAAATGGCATACCAGGCATTCTCTTGTTTCTAGTCATATTGCTTTACTGGATGATTCCAAGAACGATGGATGAGGCCTTAACGCTCAATAGCATAGAAATTTTCAAGTTCATCAGTTTGCCATTCTTAGCGGGAGTGCCATTACGTGATAGTTGGAGAAAGCTAAGCATCTTTAAAAGAAACATTCTTTTAATCGTAATTACGATTATGTCTTTTGGGTTGGGACTGCTCTACGTTAAATCGCCAGTGCAATTATGCAATAACTATTTATTAATCGAGCAAATCACACTCGGTTGGGGATTCTTAACAATGGCCATTTGCTTAGTTATTTACTTATTATACATTTCCTTCACTGATCAATCTGCTTATGAATGAAATGCATTACCTAATAGTTCCTGACCATAAAAAAAGTACGAGAAGGAATATACTTCTCGCACTTTTTGTAAATTAAATCTGGCAATTACTTAATATTATCAAGCAATGTTTCTTTCATACTCTCATAGGCGCCGCTCCAAAGCTGGTTGTCTTCTTTGAATGCTTTGCCAGTGATTCCTATCAATTCTTTGAATTTTTCATCGTAATCGGGTGCATCTTTTGCTGGTAGTTTTTCTCTATACTGATCAACAAATTGCTTCGTTCGTTCAGCGATCGGACCCCATTTGGCAATTTCGTTTCCATCATTATCAATGAAGATGAAAATCGGGATGGTGCGCGACTTGCCGTTTGTTAAATACTGGTCCATCAGTTCTAAGTTTTCATCACGTGGAAGAAGTCGAACTGGCATATTCGTTTTTTCCGAAAGGCGAAGTAAAACCGGAATATTTAACATGCAATGGCCGCACCAAGGTTCAGCTAAAACAATTACGCGCAGTTCTTTTTCTCTAATCGATTGAAGGAAGCTTTCATCCTCTGGAACTGAATAATTTGCATAAATATGTGAAAAGCCAGCCTTATGTTTTTCTAAAGATTTAATATACTCATCTGGTGTAATTCCTTTTTCATACCACTGATTTAACTCCATTTAATATCGACTCCTTTATTATGCTATATAGTAAATTGTATCGACAGATCAACTATTGGTAAACCTTAATGCTTAGAAATTGTATTTAAATAAGAAATATTTGAAATATACTTTTCCTTTCTAGTTGATAAGGGTATAATATGGATATTAATTCGCCGATATGGGTGATTCATATTCATATGAAAATAAAGAGCTGAAGGGGATACATTCACCATGACAGTACAAATGATTGATGTTAAATTATGTGTTGCAAAAAAGAGAAAACCGGAATCAAGTCAATTGGAGTTTGGAAGAGTATTTACTGATCACATGTTTGTCGCTGATTATACGGAAGGGCAGGGCTGGAGTGATCATCGAATTGTTCCCTACGAGCCGATCATGTTAGATCCTGCGGCGGTTGTTTTTCATTATGGTCAAACGGTATTTGAAGGATTAAAAGCTTATTTGTCGAAAGATGGTGCAGTGAGATTATTCCGTCCCGAACAAAACATGCGGAGAATGAATCAGTCGAGCGCAAGGCTATGCATGCCGCAAATCGATGAAGAATTAGCAATCGAAGCGTTGAAAGAACTCCTGATTATCGATAAGGAGTGGATCCCGACAGCGGAAGGTACGTCTCTTTATATACGTCCTTTCATGATTGCAACAGAATCTCATTTGGGTGTATCACCTTCTAAAAAGTATACGTTTATGATTATTTTATCCCCTGTAGGATCTTATTACAAAGAAGGTATTCATCCGGTGAAAATACTTGTCGAAAATGAATATGTTCGGGCGGTAGCAGGCGGAACTGGAACAGCGAAAACAGCAGGAAACTATGCTTCGGGTCTCAGAGCCCAAGAAGTTGCAGGTCAAAAAGGCTATGCGCAAGTCCTGTGGTTGGACGGTATTGAAAAGAAGTATATCGAAGAAGTCGGGAGTATGAACATCTTCTTTAAAATTAACGGGGAAGTAATCACTCCGATGTTAAACGGTAGTATATTAGAAGGAATCACTAGAAAATCAATTATTCAATTATTGAGTCACTGGGATATTCCGGTTACTGAACGCAAAATTTCAATTGAAGAAATTCGTGAAGCTACTGAAAATGGAACTTTGGAAGAAGCTTTTGGAACTGGAACTGCAGCGGTTATTTCTCCAATCGGTGAATTCAATTGGCAGGATAATAAATACGTTGTCAACAACGGCGAAACTGGTCAACTATCAAAAAGATTATATGATAATTTAACAGGTATTCAAACGGGCGCGATTGAAGATCCGTTTAACTGGATTGTAGAAGTGGATAAATAATCAAGTAAAAGAGTAGCCTAATCAAGGCTATTCTTTTACTTTTCCTAACGAATCCATATAAAAACTACCTTTTAGAGCTACTTAATTTCAAAAATCTGTAGAATCATTTACAGTTAAGATAAGTACTTATGAAGGGGAGCGAGTAACAATCGAAACTATTCAGCAACTCCGATTAGCGCGGATGCATACAATTGGACGATTAAAAAGGGTTGAAGAATCCAAGTGGGACGTTCAACCGAAAGGCCATAATAATAATATTTTATGGCAAGCAGGTCATATTTTTGTTACCGTGGAGCAGTTTATCCAACAATGTGTAAAATCGTATGACCCTGTTGAGCCAGATTGGATTCCATTATTTATAGATGGAACGAGCCCTGATGAGTGGGAAGGAAACGTTCCTGCAGGAGAAGAAATTTTAGCAGCGTTAAGAGCTCAATTGGAAAGAGTCATTCCGGTTTTCGAAAATAGACTAGCAGAAAAAGCGGATGAGCCGTTGATAATAGGCGATAATATCATGACAATTGATAGCATAGAAGGCTACATTCAATTTTTGAGTTGGCATGAAGGAACTCATTCAGGTGCGATTAATGCCATGAATCTTTTTGGATAGGGAGGAAACGAATATGGAAAAATTACAGTCAATGGAACAGTTTGAACTGCTAAAAAATGATGAACGTACAGTTTTCATGTTTACAGCCGGATGGTGTCCAGATTGCAGAGTGATTGAGCCGTTCTTACCGATTATTGAAGTGGATTACCCTGAATATACTTTCATATCAGTAGATCGTGATGAGTTTATCGATTTATGTGTAGATCTCGATATTTTTGGAATCCCAAGTTTTATTGCTTTTAACGAAGGAAAAGAATTAGGTCGTTTCGTAAGTAAAAATCGTAAAACCCAAGAAGAAATTGAAGAGTTTTTAAATAGTCTTTCTTAATAACTTTTCGAAATTAATCATTGCAAAAAATCAGATATACCTGTTTGGTATTTCTGGTTTTTTTGCTAGTTAGCATCGAAATAGTAAGGAGTTAACGTGTGAATGAATGCAAATCGAAACGTAATCGTTAGAGCGCTACCCGGAATTATTCTTTGTTTAATCGTCATCTTGGCTGGCATATACATAGCAGATTCAATAGGAGAGTTAATCATTAGCTTTAACTTATTGCCTCCGGGAAGTGCAAGTCCGGTATCAGGTATTTTTGTCGCAATTATTATTGGTATTATTATTCGAAATACAATCGGATTGCATAGCGTTTTTATGGAAGGCGTTAAAATATCGCTCAAATATGCGTTACGTGCCGGAATTATTTTACTCGGTTTACGCTTATCATTAGTAGAAGCAGTTAAGTTAGGCGCATGGGGACTACCTTTAATCATCGCCTGCATTTCAAGTGGGTTAGTCATAACGCTTTATTTTACTAAGAAGTTAAAACAGTCTGAACGGCTAGGCACTTTAATTGCCTGCGGTACTGGTATTTGCGGTGTTACAGCAATTATGGCAACCGCGCCAGTTGTAAAAGCAAAAGATGATGAAATTTCTTACGCTGTCGCGAATATTACAGTATTCGGTTTAATCGGCATGTTATTTTATCCGTATTTGGCGAATTTATTTTTCGGTAGCGACCCCATTAAAGCAGGATTATTTTTGGGAACAGCAATTCATGACACGGCACAAGTAACGGGCGCGGCACTCATTTATAGCCAAATGTATGATTTTGAAAAGGTTGTTGACGTCGCTACTGTGACGAAATTAACTAGAAATCTATTTATCATCGCAGTCATTCCGTTTGTTTCATATTTGTTTTTCAAAGGAGCGAAAACAAAAGAAAATGAAGGGCAATCTATTCCCAAATGGTACAATTTAATTCCATTATTCGTCATTGGTTTTTTACTCTTAGCATTGACTCGAACGATTGGAGATTTAACCGTAGGGAATTCAGGCTCCGCATTTGGTTTTCTTTCGAAAAGTACATGGGAAGGATTCTATAATTCATGGAGTTCATTCGGTTCAACATATCTGTTAGGCATTGCCATGGCGGGAGTAGGATTATCAACAAATTTCGCTGTTTTTAAAGGTCTGGGAATTAAACCATTTTACATAGGAATGATTGCAGCAGTATCCGTAGGCATCGTCAGTCTTACATTAATTTCTTTATTCGGCCACTTAATAACTATATAGCATAATAACCTTAGTCTTGAACAACCTACTCAGGACGGAGGTGACTATATTTGAATACGAATCAAAACGATAATAAAGAAAAAACGGGGAACAAAAAAGACAGAGAAGAGTACGGATATGGCTACGATCGAAGCGTTGAAGATTTAAATGTTATCGGACAAAACAAAGCAGCAAAAAAACATAACAATAAAAAGTAATAGAATACACGCGACGCTGTTCTTTTTTGAACAGCTTTTTTTATTTTTGATATAAATACATAATCTTCATTTTTTGTGGTTATCCTAGCCTTATAATAAATTAGGGAGGAAACCTCATGAAAAAAGTTTCACTATTTTTAACAGCAATGCTCCTATCTTTATCTTTAATGGGATGTAACTTCAATAAAGATAAAAACAACAATGCGACAGACACTGCAGATACGAACGTTGATCAAGGAACAGAGGACAATGCGAACAATGACAATAATAACGGTGACACAAACTTGGAAGTGGCTCAAGACGCAGCAGATCGTATAACAGAATTGGATGGTGTGGAGAGTGCAACCGTCATCGTCACTGATCAAAATGCCTATGCCGCTGTAGTATTAGACGGAGACACCACGGATGAGAGCGGCAACAACGATAATAATGACGACACAGCTTCTAACGAAAATAACGACACGGATACTGGCACTGACACTGACACTGACACTGACACAAATAATGACAATGCGAATCAGGAGTTGTCATCTGACTTAGAGAATAAAATCGCGGAAAAAGTAAAAGAAGCAAATGACAATATCGAAAATGTATATGTTTCATTAAATCCTGACTTCGTGGATAGAATGACTGATTATGCAGACAAGATTGATCAAGGAGAACCCGTAGAAGGATTTTTTGAAGAATTTTCAGAAGCCGTACAAAGAGTGTTTCCAGATGCAAAATAACCAAAACAACAAAAGCGCCCAAAGCTAGATGCAATCAAAAACAGGACCTTAAAATGGTCCTGTTTTTATTTTAGCATCAAATTCTATGCTCGTTATATTGATGCATTTCTGTTAAGTTTTTGAGCTTTTCCAATTGTTCAGCTGGACATCCTTTTTCGTATGCAACAATAGAATCAAGTAATTGCTTTGTTGTTCGAGCACCAACTAATGCAGAGGAGATTGTGTCGTTTAGGAGCGCAAACGCGATTGAAGCGGCGTGTAAATCGTCCACTTCGTCGTTCAAAGAATTTACAGTGTGCTGCAGTTCGGATGCTTTATAAAGCGCAAAACCGTTCGATACATTTGCTTTTTCTTGACCTTCCATTGTTAAATATCCTTTAGCTAAAGTTCCCCTGGTAATAATCGAAGCGCCTGAACCGCTTATTAAAGGAAACCACTCCTCGGGTCTACGGTCGAGTAAACTATATTGCATCATAACTGAAATTGCCGTACTTTTTTCCAGAAAACGGTTAATGACGGTGGGTCGTATCGAAGAAA
This genomic window from Sporosarcina sp. Marseille-Q4063 contains:
- a CDS encoding branched-chain amino acid aminotransferase, which codes for MTVQMIDVKLCVAKKRKPESSQLEFGRVFTDHMFVADYTEGQGWSDHRIVPYEPIMLDPAAVVFHYGQTVFEGLKAYLSKDGAVRLFRPEQNMRRMNQSSARLCMPQIDEELAIEALKELLIIDKEWIPTAEGTSLYIRPFMIATESHLGVSPSKKYTFMIILSPVGSYYKEGIHPVKILVENEYVRAVAGGTGTAKTAGNYASGLRAQEVAGQKGYAQVLWLDGIEKKYIEEVGSMNIFFKINGEVITPMLNGSILEGITRKSIIQLLSHWDIPVTERKISIEEIREATENGTLEEAFGTGTAAVISPIGEFNWQDNKYVVNNGETGQLSKRLYDNLTGIQTGAIEDPFNWIVEVDK
- a CDS encoding thioredoxin family protein; amino-acid sequence: MEKLQSMEQFELLKNDERTVFMFTAGWCPDCRVIEPFLPIIEVDYPEYTFISVDRDEFIDLCVDLDIFGIPSFIAFNEGKELGRFVSKNRKTQEEIEEFLNSLS
- a CDS encoding DinB family protein; protein product: MQQLRLARMHTIGRLKRVEESKWDVQPKGHNNNILWQAGHIFVTVEQFIQQCVKSYDPVEPDWIPLFIDGTSPDEWEGNVPAGEEILAALRAQLERVIPVFENRLAEKADEPLIIGDNIMTIDSIEGYIQFLSWHEGTHSGAINAMNLFG
- a CDS encoding thioredoxin family protein; the protein is MELNQWYEKGITPDEYIKSLEKHKAGFSHIYANYSVPEDESFLQSIREKELRVIVLAEPWCGHCMLNIPVLLRLSEKTNMPVRLLPRDENLELMDQYLTNGKSRTIPIFIFIDNDGNEIAKWGPIAERTKQFVDQYREKLPAKDAPDYDEKFKELIGITGKAFKEDNQLWSGAYESMKETLLDNIK
- a CDS encoding aldo/keto reductase, with product MKKRELGKSGLYVSELALGTMSFPNNEVEVKEIVDTAIHAGINFFDTANIYDGRKNEKLVGKALKEHREKVILATKVGNKLNPDGKGWTWDPTKNHIMEEVKHSLHRLGTDYIDLYQLHGGTMEDNIDETIDAFESLKKEGLIRQYGISSIRPTVINRFLEKSTAISVMMQYSLLDRRPEEWFPLISGSGASIITRGTLAKGYLTMEGQEKANVSNGFALYKASELQHTVNSLNDEVDDLHAASIAFALLNDTISSALVGARTTKQLLDSIVAYEKGCPAEQLEKLKNLTEMHQYNEHRI
- a CDS encoding YhcN/YlaJ family sporulation lipoprotein; the encoded protein is MKKVSLFLTAMLLSLSLMGCNFNKDKNNNATDTADTNVDQGTEDNANNDNNNGDTNLEVAQDAADRITELDGVESATVIVTDQNAYAAVVLDGDTTDESGNNDNNDDTASNENNDTDTGTDTDTDTDTNNDNANQELSSDLENKIAEKVKEANDNIENVYVSLNPDFVDRMTDYADKIDQGEPVEGFFEEFSEAVQRVFPDAK
- a CDS encoding YeiH family protein; protein product: MNANRNVIVRALPGIILCLIVILAGIYIADSIGELIISFNLLPPGSASPVSGIFVAIIIGIIIRNTIGLHSVFMEGVKISLKYALRAGIILLGLRLSLVEAVKLGAWGLPLIIACISSGLVITLYFTKKLKQSERLGTLIACGTGICGVTAIMATAPVVKAKDDEISYAVANITVFGLIGMLFYPYLANLFFGSDPIKAGLFLGTAIHDTAQVTGAALIYSQMYDFEKVVDVATVTKLTRNLFIIAVIPFVSYLFFKGAKTKENEGQSIPKWYNLIPLFVIGFLLLALTRTIGDLTVGNSGSAFGFLSKSTWEGFYNSWSSFGSTYLLGIAMAGVGLSTNFAVFKGLGIKPFYIGMIAAVSVGIVSLTLISLFGHLITI
- a CDS encoding SCO family protein, with product MRKHRNSIGIVVVLLFGFALFYFGTDGFTAYTAETARVNQLKEDQPKFPIVTLEDSNHRIYPFSEFQNKYVLVTFIYTTCTTVCIELEMNMSEVYSRIPEKFIGEEIVFLSISFDPTVDDPERLDMYKNYFDSDGETWRMARIENTSELEILLDEFGVIVIPDDYGNYAHNSAFYLVDKEGSLIDVMDYKDIEGSASKVIKILNNEVGA